Proteins encoded by one window of Tunturibacter psychrotolerans:
- a CDS encoding purine-nucleoside phosphorylase, translating into MTETTKTTDLYSKAQAAANYIRNKTPLLPSLGIILGSGLGNFATHVKSATRIPYADIPHFPQSTVVGHSGHLVLGTIAGVSVAVMQGRVHAYEGYSMDQVTFPTRVLGLLGCKTLIVTNAAGGIRTNLAQGSIVAISDHINLTGTNAALGPNEPRFAMVPGAGQRFFDMSTAYSLRLRTLAIEEAARQEFLLTEGVYLAVVGPSFETPAEIRAFRALGADLVGMSTVHEVIVARHMGLEVLGLSLVTNMAAGVPAYGEEKADTIDHEDVMEIGRNAEKQFTCLLTALIPQIAAEQLVATNKL; encoded by the coding sequence ATGACCGAGACCACCAAGACCACCGACCTCTACAGCAAAGCGCAAGCTGCCGCCAACTACATCCGCAACAAAACTCCGCTCCTGCCCTCCCTCGGCATCATCCTCGGCTCCGGTCTTGGCAACTTCGCCACCCACGTTAAATCCGCCACACGCATCCCCTACGCGGACATCCCGCACTTCCCTCAATCCACCGTCGTCGGCCACTCTGGCCATCTCGTCCTCGGCACCATCGCGGGCGTCTCCGTAGCCGTGATGCAGGGCCGCGTCCATGCCTACGAAGGCTATAGCATGGATCAGGTCACCTTCCCCACCCGCGTCCTCGGCCTCCTCGGTTGCAAGACCCTCATCGTCACCAACGCCGCCGGAGGCATCCGCACCAACCTCGCGCAGGGCTCCATCGTCGCCATCTCCGACCACATCAACCTCACCGGAACCAACGCCGCTCTCGGCCCCAACGAACCTCGCTTCGCCATGGTACCCGGCGCCGGTCAACGCTTCTTCGACATGTCCACCGCCTACTCCCTCCGGCTCCGCACCCTCGCCATCGAAGAAGCTGCCCGCCAGGAGTTTCTCCTCACCGAAGGCGTCTACCTCGCTGTCGTCGGCCCGAGTTTCGAAACCCCCGCCGAAATTCGCGCCTTCCGCGCCCTGGGCGCCGACCTCGTCGGCATGTCCACGGTCCACGAAGTCATCGTCGCCCGCCACATGGGACTCGAAGTCCTCGGCCTCTCCCTCGTCACCAACATGGCCGCCGGAGTCCCCGCCTACGGAGAGGAAAAAGCCGACACCATCGACCACGAAGATGTTATGGAGATCGGCCGCAACGCCGAAAAGCAATTCACCTGCCTCCTCACTGCCCTCATCCCGCAGATCGCAGCCGAACAGCTCGTAGCAACCAATAAACTGTAA
- a CDS encoding GNAT family N-acetyltransferase, with protein MLTAAESRSVPLLPNKAMSPELPSKKDIRLEAGEYVVRLALSEGERAAAYRLRFLVFNLEMNEGLESAYVDGYDKDHFDDVCDHMIVQERGTGEIVGTYRMQMGDVAGKYFGYYSEQEFCFAPYAAMRGQIVELGRACIHREHRSPEVLHLLWRGIARYALVNGARYMMGCCSLTSQDAEMGHAVYQSLRDCMVEPALLTVATPAYRLPKAEVQMTDVRAPKLLRAYLTIGAKICSEPAIDRDFKTIDFLTLLDLQTLHPRVAKRFLEGC; from the coding sequence ATGCTCACAGCAGCTGAGTCGCGGTCCGTCCCACTTCTTCCAAATAAAGCAATGTCGCCGGAGTTGCCGTCGAAAAAAGACATTCGACTGGAGGCCGGAGAGTATGTTGTGCGCCTTGCATTGAGCGAGGGGGAGCGCGCTGCGGCGTACAGGCTGCGCTTTCTGGTATTCAACCTGGAGATGAATGAAGGGCTCGAGTCGGCCTACGTGGATGGGTATGACAAAGACCACTTCGACGATGTGTGCGACCACATGATTGTGCAGGAGCGTGGCACGGGCGAGATTGTGGGAACGTACCGAATGCAGATGGGGGATGTAGCCGGGAAGTATTTCGGGTATTACAGCGAGCAGGAGTTCTGCTTCGCTCCCTATGCGGCCATGCGTGGGCAGATTGTGGAATTGGGGCGAGCGTGCATTCATCGGGAGCATCGGTCGCCTGAGGTGTTGCATCTGCTGTGGCGGGGAATTGCACGGTATGCGCTGGTGAACGGCGCGCGGTACATGATGGGATGCTGCTCGTTGACGTCGCAGGATGCGGAGATGGGCCATGCGGTGTACCAATCGCTGCGGGACTGTATGGTGGAACCGGCGCTGTTGACGGTTGCTACGCCTGCTTATCGACTGCCCAAGGCTGAGGTTCAGATGACGGATGTGCGGGCTCCGAAGCTTCTGCGGGCTTACCTGACGATTGGGGCGAAGATATGCAGTGAACCGGCGATCGATCGCGACTTCAAGACGATCGACTTTCTGACGTTGCTCGATCTGCAGACGCTGCATCCGAGGGTGGCAAAGAGATTTCTTGAGGGGTGCTGA
- a CDS encoding nuclease has translation MTGWMGAVRVAAAVVLLPVMLVQQGTAWGRDGHMMINRLAGAALPSDVPEFLRSKQALDALEYYGPEPDRWKSPLEPELSAAGFSEHFIDLEWADLVGELPRKRYDFVRALAFAQKSHPDLPLTPEKVGLQPYVTVEVWERLKSAMRDYRALKDAHKDTKPSESEIVFLAGWLGHYVADGSQPLHTTIQYNGWTGPNPQGYTTEHKIHAQFESTFVSANVKASEVAPLIAEKPVVMGDVFTDYMAYLRHTNSLVEKTYQLEKAGAFNGAGTPDGKAFAEERLAAGATELRDMIYSAWVKSAEPLPPSKWSD, from the coding sequence ATGACGGGTTGGATGGGCGCGGTGCGGGTTGCGGCAGCAGTAGTTTTGCTTCCGGTGATGCTGGTTCAGCAGGGAACGGCCTGGGGCAGGGATGGGCACATGATGATTAATCGGTTGGCGGGTGCTGCGCTGCCGAGTGATGTGCCAGAGTTTTTGCGATCGAAGCAAGCACTGGATGCGTTGGAATACTATGGGCCGGAACCGGACCGGTGGAAGTCTCCGCTCGAGCCCGAACTGAGCGCGGCTGGGTTTTCGGAGCACTTTATCGATCTCGAGTGGGCGGATCTGGTTGGCGAACTGCCGAGAAAGCGGTATGACTTTGTGCGAGCGTTGGCGTTTGCGCAGAAGTCGCATCCCGATCTGCCGCTGACGCCGGAGAAGGTAGGGCTGCAGCCATATGTAACCGTCGAGGTGTGGGAGCGGTTGAAGAGTGCGATGCGTGACTATCGGGCTTTGAAGGACGCGCATAAGGATACGAAGCCCTCCGAGAGCGAGATAGTGTTTCTTGCGGGATGGCTTGGGCATTATGTTGCGGATGGTTCGCAGCCGCTGCATACGACGATTCAGTACAACGGATGGACGGGGCCGAATCCACAGGGGTATACGACGGAGCATAAGATTCATGCCCAGTTCGAGTCGACTTTTGTCTCTGCGAACGTGAAAGCTAGTGAAGTGGCGCCGTTGATTGCAGAGAAGCCAGTGGTGATGGGGGATGTGTTTACCGATTACATGGCTTATCTGCGACATACGAACTCGCTGGTGGAAAAGACGTATCAGCTGGAGAAGGCCGGGGCGTTTAACGGTGCGGGAACACCAGACGGGAAGGCGTTTGCCGAGGAGAGGCTTGCGGCGGGAGCGACGGAGTTGCGGGACATGATCTATTCGGCCTGGGTGAAGAGCGCGGAGCCGTTGCCGCCTTCGAAGTGGTCGGACTAG
- the pncB gene encoding nicotinate phosphoribosyltransferase — translation MNVNFAERAHNHNWKLDPIVRSLLDTDFYKLLMLQFIWKNFPKVHVTSEVTNRTVSVRLSEEIPMAMLVDQMEHVRGLRFRRSEIIWLAGNTFYGTRSIFEPAFLEWLERDFRLSEYTVTEHDGQLVIRFDGLWTEVTMWEVYGLALVSEMKTRAALNTLSELELDVLYARAKTKLWEKIERLRAVPEVRISEFGTRRRHSFLWQEYVVQVMRVALGASLSGTSNTFLAYKHDLEAMGTNAHELPMAMAALTDGDEALHASQYRVLELWQKSYGGELLIMLPDTFGTTQFLEGAPDWVADWTGQRCDSKDPFAAGDEYVAWLTARGRDARKKRLIASDGLDVDDILRLHEYFHGRIRFSAGWGTLLTNDFRGCHPRGETALEPISLVCKLMTVEGRPAVKLSDNARKSTGPVEEIARYRRVFGSVAVEGALVTV, via the coding sequence GTGAACGTGAACTTTGCGGAACGGGCACATAACCATAACTGGAAGTTGGACCCGATTGTGCGGTCACTGCTGGATACGGACTTTTACAAACTGCTGATGCTGCAGTTTATCTGGAAGAACTTTCCCAAGGTGCATGTTACCTCGGAGGTTACAAATAGGACGGTGTCGGTGAGGCTGTCGGAGGAGATTCCGATGGCGATGCTGGTGGACCAGATGGAGCATGTCCGGGGGCTGAGGTTTCGCAGGTCGGAGATTATCTGGCTGGCAGGGAATACGTTTTATGGGACGCGGTCGATCTTTGAGCCGGCGTTTCTGGAGTGGCTGGAGAGGGATTTTCGGCTGTCGGAGTACACGGTGACGGAGCACGATGGCCAGCTCGTCATACGGTTTGACGGGCTGTGGACCGAGGTGACGATGTGGGAGGTCTACGGGCTGGCGCTGGTGAGCGAGATGAAGACGCGAGCGGCGTTGAATACCTTGAGTGAGTTGGAGCTGGATGTTTTGTATGCGAGAGCGAAGACGAAGCTTTGGGAGAAGATCGAACGGCTGCGTGCAGTGCCGGAAGTGAGGATCTCGGAGTTTGGGACGCGGCGACGGCATAGTTTTTTGTGGCAGGAGTATGTGGTGCAGGTCATGCGGGTGGCGCTTGGGGCGAGCCTGTCGGGTACGTCGAATACGTTTCTTGCTTACAAGCATGACTTGGAGGCGATGGGAACCAATGCTCATGAGTTGCCGATGGCGATGGCGGCGTTGACGGACGGGGATGAGGCGCTTCACGCGTCGCAGTATCGCGTGTTGGAGCTTTGGCAGAAGAGCTATGGCGGGGAGCTGTTGATTATGCTGCCGGATACGTTTGGGACGACGCAGTTTTTAGAGGGGGCGCCGGATTGGGTGGCGGATTGGACTGGGCAGCGGTGCGATAGTAAAGACCCTTTTGCTGCCGGGGATGAGTATGTCGCGTGGTTGACGGCGAGGGGGAGAGACGCGAGGAAGAAGCGCTTGATTGCTTCGGATGGTTTGGATGTGGACGATATTCTTCGGCTGCATGAATACTTTCATGGGCGGATTCGGTTTAGCGCTGGATGGGGGACGCTGCTGACGAATGATTTTCGTGGGTGTCATCCGAGGGGAGAGACTGCGCTTGAGCCGATCAGCCTGGTGTGCAAGCTGATGACGGTGGAGGGAAGGCCGGCGGTGAAGTTGTCGGACAATGCTCGGAAGTCGACTGGGCCAGTGGAGGAGATTGCGCGGTATCGGCGGGTGTTTGGGAGTGTGGCTGTAGAAGGGGCGCTGGTTACTGTTTGA
- a CDS encoding DUF2062 domain-containing protein, producing the protein MQPREPNLNAHDDALSASVHHNWLYRRVALPILALLRMGASPQKLAWSIALGLLIGINPILGSTTFLCLALAFVLRLNLAASQLANHIVYPLQLILLVPFIHLASRLFGTAPMPLSANELFHAAHEHPLALSRQLWLWEWHAFLLWTILAVFAIPTFALILTPFLRKLLARVEHHQYPLLSATTQSEK; encoded by the coding sequence GTGCAGCCCCGCGAACCAAACCTCAACGCCCACGACGATGCCCTCTCCGCTTCCGTCCATCACAACTGGCTCTACCGCCGCGTCGCCCTTCCCATCCTCGCGCTCCTGCGCATGGGAGCATCTCCCCAAAAACTAGCGTGGAGCATCGCCCTCGGCCTTCTCATCGGCATCAATCCAATCCTCGGCAGCACTACTTTTCTCTGTCTCGCCCTCGCCTTTGTCCTCCGACTCAATCTCGCCGCATCGCAACTGGCAAATCACATCGTCTACCCCTTGCAACTGATCCTCTTAGTTCCCTTCATCCACCTCGCTAGCCGACTGTTCGGTACCGCGCCCATGCCCCTCTCCGCAAACGAGCTTTTTCACGCCGCTCACGAACATCCGCTGGCTCTCTCCCGCCAGCTCTGGCTCTGGGAGTGGCATGCATTTCTCCTTTGGACCATCCTGGCCGTGTTCGCTATCCCAACCTTTGCACTTATACTGACGCCATTTCTGCGAAAGCTTCTCGCGCGAGTCGAACACCATCAATACCCGCTTCTCTCGGCAACAACTCAATCCGAAAAATAG
- a CDS encoding NupC/NupG family nucleoside CNT transporter, with product MSRFTGLLGLITFLGLAYAFSTNRRAIRWRTVAWGLCLQIVFAFLVIKWNAGQIILHNVSNVITSLLAHSVDGSSLVFGRLGTPGPFAVLAFAVLPTIIFVSAFFAIMYHIGLMQHIIRVVAWIMQRTMGTSGAESTNVAASIFMGQTEAPLTIRPFLAGATRSELMVIMTSGMAHVSGGIMAAYISFGINAQDLLSAVIMTAPGTILVAKMLVPETEVPATIGTVHMPPNEEHKDENFIASIARGTLDGGKLAFNVAIMLISFVALVGLFNAIMLGISDFLWAHGDIPFPHSLNAILGVFGAPIAWLIGIPWHEARTIGNLLGTRTMINEFVAFTQLGAIKSTLTPRTFSIATFALCGFANVGSIGMQIGGIGALVPNRRNDLAQLGLRAMLAGTMANLMSASIVSMLIK from the coding sequence TTGTCTCGATTCACCGGTCTGCTCGGCCTCATCACCTTCCTCGGCCTCGCCTATGCCTTCTCCACCAACCGTCGCGCCATCCGCTGGCGCACCGTTGCCTGGGGCCTCTGCCTGCAGATCGTCTTCGCCTTCCTCGTCATCAAGTGGAACGCCGGCCAGATCATTCTCCACAACGTCTCCAACGTCATCACCTCGCTGCTCGCACACTCGGTCGATGGCTCCTCCCTCGTCTTCGGCCGCCTCGGCACCCCCGGGCCCTTCGCCGTCCTCGCCTTCGCCGTCCTTCCGACCATCATCTTCGTCAGCGCCTTCTTCGCGATCATGTACCACATCGGCCTCATGCAGCACATCATCCGCGTCGTCGCCTGGATCATGCAGCGCACCATGGGAACCTCCGGCGCCGAATCCACCAACGTCGCCGCCAGCATCTTCATGGGCCAAACCGAAGCCCCCCTCACCATCCGCCCCTTTCTCGCCGGCGCCACCCGCAGCGAACTGATGGTCATCATGACCTCCGGCATGGCCCACGTCTCCGGCGGCATCATGGCCGCCTACATCAGCTTCGGCATCAACGCGCAGGACCTCCTCTCCGCCGTCATCATGACCGCGCCCGGCACCATCCTCGTCGCCAAAATGCTCGTCCCCGAAACCGAAGTCCCCGCCACCATCGGCACCGTCCACATGCCTCCCAACGAGGAGCACAAAGACGAAAACTTCATCGCCTCCATCGCCCGCGGCACCCTCGACGGCGGCAAGCTCGCCTTCAACGTCGCCATCATGCTCATCAGCTTCGTCGCACTCGTTGGCCTCTTCAACGCCATCATGCTCGGCATCTCCGACTTCCTCTGGGCCCACGGGGACATCCCTTTCCCGCATTCGCTCAACGCCATCCTCGGCGTCTTCGGAGCCCCCATCGCCTGGCTCATCGGCATCCCCTGGCACGAAGCCCGCACCATCGGCAACCTCCTCGGCACCCGCACCATGATCAACGAGTTCGTCGCCTTCACCCAACTAGGCGCCATCAAGTCCACCCTCACCCCACGCACCTTCTCCATCGCCACCTTCGCCCTCTGCGGCTTCGCCAACGTAGGCAGCATCGGCATGCAGATCGGAGGCATCGGCGCCCTCGTCCCCAACCGCCGCAATGACCTCGCCCAGCTAGGCCTCCGCGCCATGCTAGCCGGCACAATGGCCAACCTGATGTCCGCCAGCATCGTCTCCATGCTCATCAAATAA
- a CDS encoding lysophospholipid acyltransferase family protein, which translates to MRGAEVSGVIAVWRFLRSRLRGFLFVGLLVAAVVDCCIRRPRVGAEGAVWIHGWCRRIVKVLGVECSVEGSVPRGGAVVSNHLSYLDILLYSSVQPFVMVAKTEVRSWPLLGWLTAQAGTVYVERGGGPKTYPGVNAAMAEAYRSGLPVLFFPEGTTTEGAEVLPFRRGLFHSVLNGGVALRVAALRYSLDSCGVNRGATVGEDVCWWGDMKFTPHMFRFLGLRGLRAKIRFGEEVVERADRFVLSETAQATVAQMYEELSLEVGPSLVLERDSELVEAL; encoded by the coding sequence TTGAGGGGTGCTGAGGTGAGTGGGGTGATCGCAGTGTGGCGATTTCTGCGTTCGCGGCTGCGTGGTTTTTTGTTTGTTGGATTGCTGGTGGCGGCGGTGGTGGATTGTTGCATACGGAGACCGCGGGTTGGTGCGGAGGGGGCTGTATGGATTCATGGATGGTGCCGGCGGATTGTGAAGGTGCTGGGGGTTGAGTGCAGTGTTGAGGGGAGTGTGCCTCGCGGCGGGGCGGTGGTGTCGAACCACCTGAGTTATCTGGATATTCTGCTATACAGCTCGGTGCAGCCGTTTGTGATGGTGGCGAAGACGGAGGTGCGTAGTTGGCCGTTGTTGGGCTGGCTGACGGCGCAGGCGGGGACCGTGTATGTGGAACGTGGTGGTGGGCCGAAGACGTATCCGGGTGTGAATGCGGCGATGGCGGAGGCTTATCGGAGCGGGTTGCCGGTGTTGTTCTTTCCGGAGGGAACTACGACGGAGGGAGCTGAGGTGTTGCCGTTTCGGCGGGGCCTGTTTCACTCGGTGTTGAATGGCGGGGTTGCGTTACGGGTTGCGGCGCTGCGGTACTCGCTTGATTCATGCGGGGTGAATAGGGGTGCGACGGTGGGCGAGGATGTTTGCTGGTGGGGCGATATGAAGTTTACGCCGCATATGTTTCGGTTTCTTGGGCTGCGGGGGCTGAGGGCGAAGATTCGGTTCGGCGAGGAGGTCGTCGAGCGGGCGGACCGGTTCGTGTTGTCCGAGACGGCGCAGGCGACAGTCGCTCAGATGTATGAGGAGTTGTCGCTTGAGGTTGGGCCGAGCTTGGTGTTGGAGCGTGACTCCGAACTGGTGGAGGCGCTTTAG
- a CDS encoding lysophospholipid acyltransferase family protein yields the protein MNFFRAVGRCVRMVGMFVVAGTELAVKQPETRQERADWLHRFCARAMRGMGIEIDVSGSFPKRGVVISNHLSYLDIVVYAAVHPCVFVSKAEIAGWPVVGWMTTMSGTVYVARGHGGSAMKAREGMQAAVDAGLPVVFFPEGTTSNGSGLLKFHSGLLAQAIDGGAPVTAACIRYGFGEDNGPDVSVADDVCYWGERNMLGHIFTFLGLRGVRAEVRFAEEPMEFSSDTLHRKEAAVEARAAVATLRLGNTMVGEERVPR from the coding sequence GTGAATTTTTTTCGGGCTGTGGGACGTTGCGTTCGAATGGTTGGGATGTTTGTTGTAGCTGGAACGGAACTGGCGGTGAAGCAACCGGAGACGCGGCAGGAACGAGCCGATTGGCTACATCGTTTTTGTGCGCGGGCGATGCGGGGGATGGGAATTGAGATTGACGTCTCGGGCAGTTTTCCGAAACGGGGAGTGGTGATCTCGAATCACCTGAGTTATCTGGACATCGTGGTGTATGCGGCGGTTCATCCGTGCGTGTTTGTTTCGAAGGCGGAGATCGCAGGTTGGCCGGTGGTGGGGTGGATGACGACGATGTCGGGGACGGTTTACGTTGCGCGGGGACATGGCGGATCGGCGATGAAGGCGCGGGAGGGGATGCAGGCGGCGGTGGACGCTGGGTTGCCGGTTGTGTTCTTTCCTGAGGGGACGACGAGCAATGGGAGTGGGCTGTTGAAATTTCATAGCGGGCTGCTGGCACAGGCGATCGATGGAGGGGCTCCGGTTACGGCCGCTTGTATTCGCTATGGATTCGGAGAGGACAATGGACCGGATGTGAGCGTTGCGGATGACGTTTGTTATTGGGGAGAGCGGAATATGTTGGGGCATATTTTTACGTTTCTTGGGTTGCGCGGGGTGAGGGCAGAGGTTCGGTTTGCCGAGGAGCCAATGGAGTTTTCAAGCGATACTCTGCATAGGAAAGAGGCGGCGGTGGAGGCGAGGGCAGCTGTGGCTACGCTTCGGTTAGGTAACACAATGGTGGGAGAAGAGCGGGTACCGAGGTAG
- a CDS encoding PP2C family protein-serine/threonine phosphatase, with the protein MAFLRSSKSTAEQKQQVQFEEVKTTGLLNLVVVLAVVSVAYTDWIVVANVSLGYLYVLPIALSAFINPLPITIGLAVLGTILSEFFGPVGDTTNVRITRFIISLAGFLIVAFLVSLIAKQRARLAAEVRRQRDEYESDLLLAAQVQRQVLPKAPIVPGLELAAFMQTARLLGGDYYDFFQISDEIVDVVIADVSGKGAAASLLMPSLAVALRLRAHELSGPAAILKDLDECLKQITRPATFVTMFYARFNTKLRTLEYANGGHNPPLLLRPQTGESLLLENAGPIMGILPSAEFSNTLINLKANDVITLFTDGVTEQENESEEQFSLDRLKSLVLSEENKPATTLVTDISEAVASFAGTKEQEDDLTVVIVKVL; encoded by the coding sequence ATGGCATTCCTCAGAAGCAGTAAAAGCACTGCCGAGCAAAAACAACAAGTTCAATTCGAAGAAGTAAAAACCACTGGGCTGCTAAACCTGGTCGTCGTCCTCGCCGTTGTCTCCGTCGCCTACACCGACTGGATCGTCGTAGCCAACGTCTCCCTCGGCTATCTCTACGTCCTTCCCATCGCCCTCAGCGCCTTCATTAATCCACTTCCCATCACAATCGGCCTCGCTGTCCTCGGCACTATCCTCTCGGAGTTCTTCGGCCCCGTCGGCGACACCACCAACGTCAGAATCACTCGCTTCATCATCTCTCTCGCCGGCTTTCTCATCGTCGCGTTTCTCGTCAGCCTCATCGCAAAACAACGCGCCCGCCTCGCCGCAGAGGTTCGCCGCCAGCGCGACGAATACGAAAGCGACCTCCTCCTCGCCGCACAAGTCCAGCGCCAGGTGTTGCCCAAAGCTCCTATCGTTCCTGGGCTCGAACTCGCAGCCTTCATGCAGACCGCACGCCTCCTCGGTGGCGATTACTACGACTTCTTCCAGATCTCCGACGAGATAGTGGACGTCGTCATAGCCGACGTCTCCGGCAAAGGCGCCGCCGCCTCTCTGCTCATGCCTTCACTCGCCGTAGCCCTGCGTCTTCGCGCCCACGAACTCAGTGGCCCAGCCGCGATCCTCAAAGATCTCGACGAGTGCCTCAAGCAAATCACCCGGCCCGCCACATTCGTCACCATGTTCTACGCCCGCTTCAACACGAAACTCCGCACACTCGAGTACGCCAACGGCGGCCACAACCCGCCTCTCCTCCTCCGTCCACAAACAGGCGAGTCGCTCCTCCTCGAGAACGCGGGCCCCATCATGGGCATCCTTCCCAGCGCCGAATTTTCAAACACTCTCATCAACCTCAAGGCTAACGACGTGATCACCCTCTTCACCGACGGCGTTACCGAGCAGGAGAACGAAAGCGAAGAACAGTTTTCTCTAGACCGGCTCAAATCCCTGGTCCTCTCCGAAGAGAACAAACCTGCCACCACCCTCGTCACCGACATCTCCGAAGCGGTCGCCAGCTTCGCCGGAACGAAAGAACAGGAAGACGATCTCACCGTCGTCATAGTCAAGGTTCTCTGA
- a CDS encoding alpha/beta fold hydrolase, with amino-acid sequence MTSPTQTASCTALRLLALLFLLAALLLLRQPLFGQSTPAKPATQTITTAPTRFSVVIEGAPRGTASDVLLLPGLASSRDVYAAEGKLLTAKYRLHLVQLAGFAGEPAGPNATGPILSPVVEQLHQYIAENHLQPIPVIGHSMGGLLALMLAQAHPEDVSKLLIIDTLPYYGLVFNPAATVDTVRPQALEMHDQFIAMPNDQFAATQPLYTNRMVKDPEGQRQVSASSLASDRTVFANAMLEDLSTDLRSQLSTIKTPMTLLYPYEAAQGPVEQVTALYTTAYATKPNLQPIRIDDSRHFIMYDQPAAFDKAVQAFLQSKP; translated from the coding sequence ATGACCTCTCCCACTCAAACCGCCTCCTGCACCGCTCTCCGCCTCCTTGCGCTCCTCTTCCTGCTCGCCGCTCTCCTCTTACTGCGCCAACCGCTCTTCGGCCAATCCACCCCGGCAAAGCCCGCCACCCAGACCATCACCACCGCCCCCACCCGCTTCTCCGTCGTCATCGAAGGCGCACCCCGCGGCACCGCCTCCGACGTCCTCCTCCTCCCAGGCCTGGCCAGCTCCCGCGACGTCTACGCCGCCGAAGGCAAGCTCCTCACCGCGAAGTACCGCCTTCACCTCGTTCAACTCGCAGGCTTCGCCGGCGAACCCGCAGGCCCCAACGCCACCGGCCCCATCCTCTCCCCCGTAGTCGAGCAGCTCCACCAATACATCGCCGAAAATCACCTCCAGCCGATCCCTGTCATCGGCCACTCCATGGGCGGCCTCCTTGCCCTCATGCTCGCCCAGGCCCACCCCGAAGACGTCAGCAAGCTCCTCATCATCGACACCCTCCCCTACTACGGCCTCGTCTTCAACCCCGCCGCCACGGTCGACACCGTCCGTCCCCAGGCCCTCGAAATGCACGACCAGTTCATCGCTATGCCCAACGACCAATTCGCCGCCACCCAACCCCTCTACACCAATCGCATGGTCAAAGACCCCGAAGGCCAACGCCAGGTCTCTGCCTCCTCCCTCGCCTCCGACCGCACTGTCTTCGCCAACGCCATGCTCGAAGACCTCAGCACCGACCTCCGCTCCCAACTCTCCACCATCAAAACCCCGATGACCCTCCTCTATCCCTACGAAGCAGCGCAAGGTCCCGTCGAACAGGTCACAGCCCTCTACACCACCGCCTACGCCACCAAGCCCAATCTCCAACCCATCCGCATCGACGACTCCCGCCACTTCATCATGTACGACCAGCCCGCCGCCTTCGACAAAGCCGTCCAGGCCTTCCTCCAATCCAAGCCTTGA